In one Shinella zoogloeoides genomic region, the following are encoded:
- a CDS encoding HPP family protein — translation MIVAPSQHDAHKSGILSKFRLFTPILAGATLKERLIGCLGALIGICLTGLVCGLFMGNDPHLPLIVAPIGASAVLLFAVPASPLAQPWSIVGGNTISAFVGVTVTTLVTDPAIAIGLAVALAILVMSLTRSLHPPGGAAALTAVIGGAAVTRAGFWFPLVPIAINSLILVAIGMLFHKLAGRQYPHRQAVVPVNTHKTADPPAAFRVGFNTEDIDAAITSLNETLDISRADLDTLLRQVELQALLRQRGELTCADIMSRDVVTVPADATADVARAQLLDHDIRTLPVLDGEGRLAGTVGLRELAAMAPAALLPISEAATASPSDPAIGLLPRLTDGMIHAVVVVDDARRVVGIISQTDLLATLAKSLSQVGSPGLMSGHGHGI, via the coding sequence ATCATCGTGGCCCCATCTCAACACGATGCCCATAAATCGGGCATTCTGTCCAAATTCCGGCTGTTCACACCCATTCTGGCCGGCGCCACGCTCAAGGAACGCCTCATCGGTTGCCTCGGGGCCCTGATCGGCATTTGCCTCACCGGCCTCGTCTGCGGCCTCTTCATGGGCAACGATCCGCATCTGCCGTTGATCGTCGCACCCATCGGCGCTTCCGCCGTGCTGCTCTTCGCCGTGCCCGCCAGCCCGCTCGCCCAGCCCTGGTCGATCGTCGGCGGCAACACCATCTCCGCCTTCGTCGGCGTGACCGTCACGACGCTTGTCACGGACCCGGCGATCGCCATCGGCCTTGCCGTCGCGCTGGCGATCCTCGTCATGTCGCTGACCCGCTCGCTGCATCCGCCGGGCGGCGCCGCCGCACTCACCGCCGTCATCGGGGGCGCTGCCGTCACCCGCGCCGGCTTCTGGTTCCCGCTCGTGCCGATCGCGATCAATTCGCTGATCCTCGTCGCCATCGGCATGCTGTTCCACAAGCTTGCCGGCCGGCAATATCCGCACCGCCAGGCGGTGGTGCCCGTCAATACGCACAAGACGGCCGATCCGCCGGCCGCCTTCCGCGTCGGCTTCAACACGGAAGACATCGACGCCGCCATCACCAGCCTCAACGAGACGCTCGACATCAGCCGCGCCGACCTCGACACGCTGCTGCGCCAGGTCGAACTACAGGCGCTCTTGCGCCAGCGCGGCGAGCTTACCTGTGCCGACATCATGTCGCGCGACGTGGTGACGGTGCCGGCCGATGCGACGGCGGACGTGGCGCGCGCGCAACTGCTCGATCACGACATCCGCACGCTGCCCGTGCTCGACGGCGAGGGCCGGCTTGCCGGCACCGTGGGCCTGCGCGAGCTCGCCGCCATGGCCCCCGCCGCGCTCCTGCCCATTTCCGAAGCGGCGACGGCCAGCCCCTCCGACCCGGCGATCGGCCTTCTGCCGCGCCTGACGGACGGCATGATCCATGCGGTCGTCGTGGTCGACGATGCGCGCCGCGTCGTCGGCATCATCTCCCAGACCGATCTTCTGGCCACGCTCGCCAAAAGCCTGTCGCAGGTCGGTTCGCCCGGCCTGATGAGCGGCCACGGGCACGGGATCTGA
- the gdhA gene encoding NADP-specific glutamate dehydrogenase: protein MATVDEKLEPILAQVLQRNPAEPEFHQAAREVLESLGLVVSKHPDYLKDALIERISEPERQIIFRVPWVDDKGQVQINRGFRVQFNSALGPYKGGLRFHPSVNLGIIKFLGFEQIFKNALTGLPIGGGKGGSDFDPKGRSEGEIMRFCQSFMTELHRHLGEHTDVPAGDIGVSGREIGWMFGQYKRLTNRFEAGVFTGKGLSYGGSLVRKEATGYGAVYFTRAMLESRGTGFEGKRVTVSGSGNVAIYAMEQAIKYGAKVVACSDSSGYLVDEDGIDLALVKDIKEVRRERLSQYAGVKTKGVHFIATGKGSIWDVPCDVALPCATQNELTGKDAKTLIKNGVIAVAEGANMPSTPEAVRAFQDAGVLFGPGKAANAGGVATSALEMQQNASRDSWSFETARERLGQIMQGIHDRCAETAEEYGAKGNYVLGANIAGFIRVAEAMRAQGVI, encoded by the coding sequence ATGGCGACTGTCGACGAGAAGCTTGAACCGATCCTTGCCCAGGTGCTGCAGCGCAACCCGGCGGAACCGGAATTCCATCAGGCGGCGCGCGAGGTGCTGGAAAGCCTCGGCCTCGTCGTCTCCAAACATCCCGACTACCTGAAGGACGCGCTGATCGAACGCATCAGCGAGCCGGAGCGCCAGATCATCTTCCGCGTGCCGTGGGTCGACGACAAGGGCCAAGTGCAGATCAACCGCGGTTTCCGCGTACAGTTCAATTCGGCGCTCGGTCCCTACAAGGGCGGCCTGCGTTTCCACCCGTCGGTCAATCTCGGCATCATCAAGTTCCTCGGCTTCGAGCAGATCTTCAAGAACGCGCTGACGGGCCTGCCGATCGGCGGCGGCAAGGGCGGCTCGGACTTCGATCCGAAGGGCCGGTCCGAGGGCGAGATCATGCGCTTCTGCCAGTCCTTCATGACGGAGCTGCACCGCCATCTCGGCGAGCACACGGACGTTCCGGCCGGCGACATCGGCGTCAGCGGCCGCGAGATCGGCTGGATGTTCGGCCAGTACAAGCGCCTGACCAACCGCTTCGAGGCCGGCGTCTTCACCGGCAAGGGCCTCAGCTACGGCGGCTCGCTTGTGCGCAAGGAAGCGACCGGCTACGGCGCGGTCTATTTCACCCGCGCCATGCTGGAGAGCAGGGGCACCGGATTCGAGGGCAAGCGGGTCACCGTCTCGGGCTCCGGCAACGTGGCGATCTACGCCATGGAACAGGCGATCAAGTACGGCGCCAAGGTCGTCGCCTGCTCGGACAGCAGCGGCTACCTCGTCGATGAAGACGGCATCGACCTCGCCCTCGTCAAGGACATCAAGGAAGTGCGCCGCGAGCGCCTGTCGCAATATGCCGGCGTCAAGACGAAGGGTGTGCATTTCATCGCCACCGGCAAGGGCTCGATCTGGGATGTACCCTGCGACGTCGCGCTGCCCTGCGCCACGCAGAACGAGCTGACCGGCAAGGATGCCAAGACGCTGATCAAGAATGGCGTCATCGCCGTCGCCGAGGGCGCCAACATGCCCTCGACGCCGGAAGCCGTGCGCGCCTTCCAGGATGCGGGCGTGCTCTTCGGCCCCGGCAAGGCGGCCAATGCCGGCGGCGTCGCCACCTCGGCGCTGGAAATGCAGCAGAATGCCAGCCGCGACAGCTGGAGCTTCGAGACGGCGCGCGAACGCCTCGGCCAGATTATGCAGGGCATCCATGACCGCTGCGCCGAGACGGCGGAGGAATATGGCGCCAAGGGCAACTACGTGCTCGGCGCCAACATTGCCGGCTTCATCCGCGTGGCCGAAGCCATGCGCGCGCAGGGCGTGATCTGA
- the rnk gene encoding nucleoside diphosphate kinase regulator, with protein sequence MTTRAKAGRLPAISIARSEYERLSNLADMLAERDPHAAGQLAAELDRAKVVDDARMAPGVMRIGSIAEFRIDDEAPQTAELVFPGDADISRQRISVLTPVGAALLGLSAGQSIEWSARDGRARRLSVIAVRDGVANTARAS encoded by the coding sequence ATGACCACCAGAGCCAAGGCCGGCCGCCTGCCCGCCATCTCCATCGCCCGTTCCGAATACGAACGCCTTTCGAACCTTGCCGACATGCTGGCGGAACGCGATCCGCACGCCGCCGGGCAGCTCGCCGCCGAGCTCGACCGCGCCAAGGTCGTCGACGACGCGCGCATGGCGCCCGGCGTGATGCGCATCGGCTCGATCGCCGAGTTCCGCATCGACGACGAGGCGCCGCAGACCGCCGAACTGGTCTTCCCTGGGGATGCCGACATTTCCCGCCAGCGCATTTCCGTGCTGACGCCGGTAGGCGCGGCGCTGCTCGGCCTTTCCGCCGGCCAGTCGATCGAATGGTCGGCGCGCGACGGGCGCGCACGGCGCCTCAGCGTGATCGCCGTCCGGGACGGCGTCGCGAACACCGCCCGCGCATCCTGA
- a CDS encoding carbonic anhydrase, giving the protein MIEDLFARNKVWSAERKAEKADYFERLSTLQQPEYLWIGCSDSRVPANVIAGLEPGEVFVHRNVANLIHPADLNMLSVVEYAVHQLGVKHIIICGHYGCGGIRAAVSGERFGLIDHWLQPVRDVADARFECRESWNDADLDRLCESSVAAQVERLSRTPTLQAAWQAGRDVSIHGWVYGLQDGLLSDLKCTVSGNPGG; this is encoded by the coding sequence ATGATCGAAGACCTTTTCGCCAGGAACAAGGTGTGGTCCGCCGAGCGCAAGGCGGAGAAGGCCGACTATTTCGAGCGCCTGTCGACGCTGCAGCAGCCGGAATATCTCTGGATCGGCTGTTCGGACAGCCGCGTGCCGGCCAATGTGATCGCCGGGCTCGAGCCGGGCGAGGTGTTCGTGCACCGCAACGTCGCCAACCTCATCCACCCGGCCGATCTCAACATGCTGTCGGTGGTGGAATATGCCGTGCATCAGCTCGGCGTGAAGCACATCATCATCTGCGGGCACTACGGCTGCGGCGGCATCCGCGCGGCGGTCAGCGGCGAGCGCTTCGGGCTGATCGACCATTGGCTGCAACCCGTCCGCGACGTGGCGGACGCGCGCTTCGAATGCCGGGAAAGCTGGAATGACGCGGATCTCGACCGTCTCTGCGAGTCCTCCGTTGCCGCGCAGGTCGAACGCCTCTCCCGCACCCCGACCCTCCAGGCGGCCTGGCAGGCGGGTCGGGACGTGTCGATCCACGGCTGGGTCTACGGCTTGCAGGACGGCCTCCTTTCTGATCTCAAATGCACGGTGAGCGGAAACCCGGGAGGCTAG
- a CDS encoding DUF488 domain-containing protein, with amino-acid sequence MPVHIKRIYDEPEAGDGERILVDRLWPRGLSKEKAAFDEWMKDVAPTSALRKWFDHKPERWTEFQERYREELRGNPAVDALRDRVSAGAVTLLYGSRNREFNHAAVLADFLAEKR; translated from the coding sequence GTGCCCGTACACATCAAGCGCATCTATGACGAGCCCGAGGCGGGCGACGGCGAGCGCATCCTCGTCGATCGGCTCTGGCCGCGCGGCCTTTCGAAGGAGAAAGCGGCTTTCGACGAATGGATGAAGGACGTCGCGCCGACATCCGCCCTTCGCAAGTGGTTCGATCACAAGCCGGAACGCTGGACGGAATTCCAAGAGCGCTACCGCGAGGAGCTGCGCGGCAACCCGGCAGTAGATGCCCTGCGGGACCGTGTTTCGGCGGGAGCCGTCACGCTGCTTTACGGTTCGCGCAACCGTGAATTCAACCATGCCGCCGTGCTGGCCGATTTCCTAGCGGAAAAACGGTAG
- the metB gene encoding cystathionine gamma-synthase, which yields MSERTAMEVQPETVAAAHGVAVDTAFGAVAPPLYLSSTYEFADFDTPRAYDYGRVSNPTRDLLGEAIARLEGGAGAVLTPSGMAAVDLLVGRLAVGSLVLAPHDCYGGTMRLLKARAELGQIRLRLVDQSDIEAFKARLWDYPVLVLIETPSNPLMRVVDIAALSALAKATGAKVAVDNTFLSPALQRPLAFGADYVLHSTTKFLNGHSDVIAGAVVAADGDEARDLKRWANVTGSIAAPFDSWLTLRGLRTLFARMAAQERNAMAIAERLAAHPAVTRVHYPGLADHLDHALAGRQQQGFGAMMSFELAGGVPAVRRFVRAVRIFTLAESLGGVESLVAHPATMTHVDMGADARARAGISDGLLRLSIGLEHVDDLTAGLEAGLSAC from the coding sequence ATGTCCGAGCGAACGGCGATGGAAGTTCAACCGGAAACCGTTGCGGCCGCGCATGGCGTGGCCGTCGATACCGCCTTCGGCGCGGTGGCGCCGCCGCTCTATCTGTCCAGCACCTATGAATTCGCCGATTTCGACACGCCGCGCGCCTATGATTACGGCCGCGTCAGCAACCCGACGCGGGATCTCCTCGGCGAGGCGATCGCCAGGCTGGAGGGCGGCGCGGGCGCGGTGCTGACGCCGAGCGGCATGGCGGCGGTCGATCTTCTCGTCGGGCGGCTCGCCGTCGGGAGCCTCGTTCTCGCACCGCACGACTGTTACGGCGGCACGATGCGGCTCCTGAAGGCTCGGGCGGAGCTCGGCCAGATCCGGCTCCGGCTGGTGGATCAGTCGGATATCGAGGCCTTCAAGGCGCGGCTCTGGGATTATCCGGTGCTCGTGCTGATCGAGACGCCAAGCAACCCCCTGATGCGCGTCGTGGACATCGCTGCCCTTTCTGCCCTCGCCAAGGCGACGGGGGCGAAGGTCGCCGTCGACAACACCTTCCTGTCGCCGGCCTTGCAGAGGCCGCTGGCGTTCGGCGCCGATTACGTGCTGCATTCGACGACGAAGTTCCTCAACGGCCATTCGGACGTCATCGCCGGCGCGGTGGTGGCCGCCGACGGCGACGAGGCGCGCGACCTGAAGCGCTGGGCCAATGTGACGGGGTCGATCGCCGCCCCCTTCGATTCCTGGCTGACGCTTCGGGGCCTTAGAACCCTCTTTGCCCGCATGGCGGCGCAGGAGCGCAATGCCATGGCGATCGCCGAACGGCTCGCCGCCCATCCCGCCGTCACCCGCGTGCACTATCCGGGCCTTGCCGACCATCTGGATCATGCACTTGCCGGAAGACAACAGCAGGGCTTCGGTGCCATGATGAGCTTCGAGCTTGCCGGCGGCGTGCCCGCGGTGCGGCGCTTCGTGCGGGCGGTGCGCATCTTCACGCTCGCCGAATCGCTCGGCGGCGTGGAAAGCCTGGTGGCGCATCCGGCGACGATGACCCATGTCGACATGGGCGCGGACGCCCGCGCGCGCGCCGGCATCAGCGACGGGCTGCTGCGGCTTTCCATCGGGCTCGAACATGTCGATGATCTCACCGCCGGGCTCGAAGCGGGCCTTTCGGCCTGCTGA
- a CDS encoding 5-formyltetrahydrofolate cyclo-ligase, producing the protein MADDDTPATFASPACFLHEVDPAYAGLPGPLDLQAWTDVKRWRRNERERLIAERLAVPAELRARQGEAIATGVLAQIGDVAGRIVSAYWPFRGEPDLRAFMEEIAARGGRTALPVVTEKGRPLEFHLWQVGEALSRGVWNIPIPAAQRPCVPDIVIAPVVGYDAACYRLGYGGGFFDRTLAALPAKPRVIGVGYSAARLATIYPQMHDIPMDLIVTEAGVVRPQDVSTVRALT; encoded by the coding sequence ATGGCCGACGACGACACACCCGCGACCTTCGCCTCGCCGGCCTGTTTCCTGCACGAGGTCGATCCGGCCTATGCCGGCCTGCCGGGCCCGCTCGACCTGCAGGCCTGGACGGACGTGAAGCGCTGGCGCAGAAACGAACGCGAGCGCCTCATCGCCGAACGTCTCGCCGTGCCGGCCGAGTTGCGCGCGCGCCAGGGAGAGGCGATCGCGACCGGCGTGCTTGCGCAGATCGGCGATGTCGCCGGCCGTATCGTCAGCGCCTACTGGCCGTTTCGCGGCGAGCCGGATCTGCGTGCGTTCATGGAAGAAATCGCCGCGCGCGGCGGACGGACCGCCCTGCCCGTGGTTACGGAAAAGGGGCGGCCGCTGGAATTCCATCTCTGGCAGGTGGGCGAGGCGCTGTCGCGCGGCGTCTGGAATATCCCGATACCTGCCGCGCAACGGCCCTGCGTACCCGACATCGTGATCGCCCCCGTCGTCGGTTACGATGCGGCCTGCTACCGGCTCGGTTACGGCGGCGGCTTCTTCGACCGCACGCTGGCCGCCCTGCCGGCAAAACCGCGCGTCATCGGCGTCGGCTACAGCGCGGCCAGGCTCGCGACGATCTATCCGCAGATGCACGATATCCCGATGGACCTGATCGTCACGGAGGCCGGCGTGGTTCGTCCTCAGGACGTCTCCACCGTGCGCGCATTGACGTAG
- a CDS encoding CynX/NimT family MFS transporter, translating into MTHPAPNDPGAIDLIDAEADSVPAPEPHRPPTPLARFLLGASLVLIAFNLRPVFSSASALLPEIRAVLGLSPTGASLLTTLPVVCLGLFSPLAPRLAQRIGTERTLLAVILLLALGTAMRGLSSIPLLFLGTALAGACIAVGNVLLPGLVKRDFPDKAALMTGCYTMALCAGAAGAAGLTLPIEHALGGSLDGALAVWAVPALVVGALWLPQVLATRSQVKRTGFRVEGLWRDRLAWHVTFFMGLQSALAYCVFGWLVPILRERGLDGVTAGAIVSVSVMVQAGACLLAPHLAVRGKDQRVINVALCAFAVVALLGLLFAPLWSVWFWAVLQGIGQGGLIAVAMTVIVLRTRDPHVAAHLSGMAQCVGYLLAAIGPLVVGLIRGWTGSFAWSAVLFVLLGLGAAVNGWFAGRALYVNARTVETS; encoded by the coding sequence ATGACCCATCCCGCCCCGAACGATCCCGGCGCCATCGACCTGATCGACGCCGAAGCCGACAGCGTGCCCGCACCCGAGCCGCACCGGCCCCCGACGCCGCTGGCGCGCTTCCTGCTCGGCGCCAGCCTCGTGCTCATCGCCTTCAACCTGCGGCCGGTCTTTTCCAGCGCCTCGGCGCTGCTGCCGGAAATCCGCGCCGTGCTCGGCCTCTCGCCGACCGGGGCGAGCCTGCTGACCACCCTGCCCGTCGTCTGCCTCGGCCTGTTCTCGCCGCTCGCGCCGCGCCTTGCCCAACGCATCGGCACGGAGCGCACGCTGCTCGCCGTCATCCTCCTGCTGGCGCTCGGCACGGCGATGCGCGGCCTCTCCTCCATTCCGCTGCTCTTCCTCGGCACGGCGCTCGCCGGCGCGTGCATCGCGGTCGGCAACGTGCTGCTGCCCGGCCTCGTCAAGCGCGACTTCCCGGACAAGGCGGCGCTGATGACCGGCTGCTACACGATGGCGCTGTGCGCCGGCGCGGCGGGCGCCGCCGGCCTGACGCTGCCGATCGAGCATGCGCTCGGCGGCTCGCTCGACGGCGCGCTGGCGGTCTGGGCCGTACCGGCGCTGGTCGTCGGCGCCCTCTGGCTGCCGCAGGTCCTTGCCACCCGCTCGCAGGTCAAGCGCACCGGCTTTCGCGTGGAAGGCCTTTGGCGCGACCGGCTCGCCTGGCACGTCACCTTCTTCATGGGCCTGCAATCGGCGCTTGCCTATTGCGTCTTCGGCTGGCTGGTGCCGATCCTGCGCGAACGCGGGCTCGACGGCGTCACCGCCGGGGCGATCGTCTCGGTGTCGGTGATGGTGCAGGCCGGCGCCTGCCTCCTCGCGCCACATCTTGCCGTACGCGGCAAGGACCAGCGGGTGATCAACGTGGCGCTCTGCGCCTTCGCCGTCGTCGCCCTGCTGGGCCTGCTCTTCGCGCCGCTCTGGTCGGTCTGGTTCTGGGCCGTGCTGCAGGGCATCGGCCAGGGCGGGCTGATCGCGGTGGCGATGACTGTCATCGTGCTGCGCACCCGCGATCCGCATGTGGCGGCGCACCTTTCCGGCATGGCGCAATGCGTCGGCTACCTGCTCGCCGCCATCGGGCCGCTGGTCGTCGGCCTCATACGCGGCTGGACCGGCAGCTTTGCCTGGAGCGCCGTGCTCTTCGTGCTGCTCGGCCTCGGGGCGGCGGTAAACGGCTGGTTCGCCGGGCGGGCGCTCTACGTCAATGCGCGCACGGTGGAGACGTCCTGA
- a CDS encoding FadR/GntR family transcriptional regulator produces the protein MHSLSKTNLADTAVETIRAEILARRWVIGEKLPNEATLSAMLSVSRGTVREAVRVLVSQGYLETRQGSGTYVLSAADTTRPLTMARRAGLRDQFEARLALDAEAARLAALRQTPAVIAGLRALLAARGNYEGGDKDTFIARDFAFHQAVIAASQNAVLIGMYDFFSTLIAETIEASLREDLPEPDMAAHAAIIDAIESGAPDAADAAVRRFMAPVLAALDRLLLS, from the coding sequence ATGCATTCCCTCAGCAAGACCAATCTGGCCGACACCGCCGTCGAGACCATCCGTGCCGAAATCCTCGCCCGCCGCTGGGTCATCGGCGAGAAGCTGCCAAACGAGGCGACCTTGTCGGCCATGCTCTCCGTCAGCCGCGGCACCGTGCGCGAGGCGGTGCGCGTCCTCGTCTCGCAGGGCTATCTCGAAACGCGGCAGGGTTCCGGAACCTATGTGCTGTCGGCGGCCGATACGACGCGCCCGCTGACCATGGCCCGCCGCGCTGGGCTGCGCGACCAGTTCGAGGCACGGCTGGCGCTCGATGCGGAGGCGGCGCGGCTGGCGGCCCTGCGCCAGACCCCGGCCGTGATCGCCGGACTGCGCGCGCTGCTCGCCGCGCGCGGCAACTATGAAGGCGGCGATAAGGACACGTTCATCGCCCGCGACTTCGCCTTCCACCAGGCGGTGATCGCCGCCTCGCAGAACGCGGTGCTGATCGGCATGTACGATTTCTTCTCCACGCTGATTGCCGAAACGATTGAGGCAAGCCTGCGCGAGGACCTGCCGGAACCCGACATGGCGGCCCATGCCGCGATTATCGACGCCATCGAAAGCGGCGCTCCCGATGCCGCCGATGCCGCCGTGCGCCGCTTCATGGCGCCCGTCCTTGCCGCTCTCGACCGGTTGCTGCTGTCATGA
- a CDS encoding trans-3-hydroxy-L-proline dehydratase has protein sequence MRSSKVIHIVSCHAEGEVGDVIVGGVAPPPGATLWEQRNFIAEDKTLRNFVLNEPRGGVFRHINLLVPPKDPRATMGFIIMEPEDTPPMSGSNSICVSTVLLDSGIVPMVEPETRMVLEAPGGLVNVVAACRNGKAERITVTNVPSFADKLDATLEVEGLGTLTVDTAYGGDSFVFADARALGFSVTPDEARELAETGIRITKAANEQLGFTHPENPEWNHISFCQLTLPVEERDGALHGRNTVVIQPAKLDRSPTGTGCSARMAVLHARGQIKVGQPFSGYSIIDSRFDCRIVGETTVGGRPAIVPEISGRAWITGTSQVMLDPDDPWPAGYRLADTWPRKQ, from the coding sequence ATGCGCAGCAGCAAGGTCATCCACATCGTCTCCTGCCACGCCGAGGGCGAGGTGGGCGACGTCATCGTCGGCGGGGTCGCGCCGCCGCCCGGTGCGACGCTGTGGGAACAGCGCAATTTCATCGCCGAGGACAAGACGCTGCGCAACTTCGTGCTGAACGAGCCGCGCGGCGGCGTCTTCCGCCACATCAACCTCCTGGTGCCGCCGAAGGATCCGCGCGCCACGATGGGCTTCATCATCATGGAGCCGGAGGACACGCCGCCGATGTCCGGCTCCAACTCGATCTGCGTGTCCACCGTGCTGCTCGACAGCGGCATCGTGCCGATGGTCGAGCCGGAGACCCGCATGGTGCTGGAAGCGCCAGGCGGCCTCGTCAATGTCGTCGCCGCCTGCCGCAACGGCAAGGCCGAGCGGATCACCGTCACCAACGTGCCCTCCTTCGCCGACAAGCTGGATGCGACGCTGGAAGTGGAAGGCCTCGGCACGCTGACCGTCGACACCGCTTATGGCGGCGACAGCTTCGTCTTCGCCGATGCCCGCGCGCTCGGCTTTTCGGTGACGCCGGACGAAGCGCGCGAGCTTGCCGAAACCGGCATCCGCATCACGAAGGCCGCGAACGAACAGCTCGGCTTCACCCATCCGGAAAACCCGGAATGGAACCACATCTCCTTCTGCCAGCTCACCCTGCCGGTCGAGGAGCGCGACGGCGCGCTGCACGGCCGCAACACGGTCGTCATCCAGCCGGCCAAGCTCGACCGCTCGCCGACCGGCACCGGCTGCTCGGCCCGCATGGCGGTGCTGCATGCCCGCGGCCAGATCAAGGTCGGCCAGCCCTTCTCCGGCTACTCGATCATCGATTCGCGCTTCGACTGCCGCATCGTCGGCGAGACGACGGTCGGCGGCCGCCCGGCCATCGTGCCGGAAATCTCCGGCCGCGCCTGGATCACCGGCACGAGCCAGGTCATGCTCGACCCGGACGATCCGTGGCCGGCCGGCTATCGCCTTGCTGATACCTGGCCGCGCAAGCAATGA
- a CDS encoding GntR family transcriptional regulator, with translation MKFAAVDVRQAASAADIVYEAIRKAIIEGDLAEGESLRQEELAQMFNTSRIPVREALSRLEQHGLITTRRYKGAVVAGLSIEEIEEIFEFRALIEAEVIRLAVPNLDRAALETARRYCDAFDRETDPHRWSEINRQFHYSLYEASRRPYYLQNVRSSLDRIDRYLRAQLTFTNGVPRAGREHEAILSACEKGDADLACRLTRAHILDAGKSLVTFLREQRT, from the coding sequence ATGAAATTTGCTGCCGTCGATGTCAGGCAGGCGGCCTCGGCCGCGGACATCGTCTATGAGGCCATTCGCAAGGCGATCATCGAGGGCGATCTTGCCGAGGGCGAAAGCCTCCGGCAGGAGGAGCTCGCGCAGATGTTCAACACCAGTCGCATCCCCGTGCGCGAGGCGCTGTCCCGGCTGGAGCAGCACGGCCTCATCACCACCCGGCGCTACAAGGGCGCGGTCGTCGCGGGCCTCTCCATCGAGGAGATCGAGGAGATCTTCGAGTTCCGGGCGTTGATCGAGGCCGAGGTCATTCGGCTTGCCGTGCCAAATCTCGACCGGGCGGCGCTTGAGACGGCGCGGCGTTATTGCGACGCCTTCGACAGGGAGACCGACCCGCACCGCTGGAGCGAGATCAACCGGCAATTCCACTATAGCCTCTACGAGGCCTCGCGCCGCCCCTATTACCTGCAGAATGTGCGCTCCTCGCTCGACCGGATCGACCGCTATCTGCGCGCCCAGCTCACCTTCACCAACGGCGTGCCGCGCGCCGGCCGCGAACACGAGGCGATCCTTTCCGCCTGCGAGAAGGGCGACGCCGATCTCGCCTGCCGGCTGACCCGCGCCCATATCCTCGATGCGGGAAAATCGCTGGTGACGTTCCTCCGGGAGCAGCGGACGTAG
- a CDS encoding GntR family transcriptional regulator translates to MTDTDSSSLPERKRGSGVKMVYDLLRDEILDLKLAPGSPIDEVQLAERFKMSRTPIREALVRLAGEGLIETLPNRSTMVSSIDFLNLHTFFDALVLMYRVTTRLAAQNHRPEDLTTIRGFHEDYAAALAVRDSLTMIATNAAFHAAIAEAGRNPYFTSLFRRLLDEGRRILQLYYQSYEEQFPQRFVDEHAAIIAAIEARDIEEADRLGKAHAEAIVAQVQKLFSRNDRLDIAL, encoded by the coding sequence ATGACCGACACCGATTCCAGCTCCCTGCCCGAGCGCAAGCGCGGCTCCGGCGTAAAAATGGTCTACGACCTTCTGCGCGACGAAATTCTCGACCTGAAGCTCGCCCCCGGCAGCCCCATCGACGAGGTGCAGCTTGCCGAGCGGTTCAAGATGTCGCGCACGCCGATCCGCGAGGCGCTGGTGCGGCTGGCCGGCGAGGGGCTGATCGAGACCCTGCCGAACCGCTCAACCATGGTGTCGAGCATCGATTTCCTGAACCTGCACACCTTCTTCGATGCGCTGGTGCTGATGTACCGCGTGACGACGCGGCTTGCGGCGCAGAACCACCGTCCGGAAGATCTCACCACTATCAGAGGTTTCCACGAGGACTATGCGGCGGCGCTGGCGGTGCGCGATTCCCTGACGATGATCGCCACCAACGCGGCCTTCCACGCCGCCATCGCCGAGGCCGGTCGCAATCCCTATTTCACCAGCCTGTTCCGGCGGCTGCTCGACGAGGGCCGGCGCATCCTGCAGCTCTATTACCAATCCTACGAGGAACAGTTCCCGCAGCGCTTCGTGGATGAGCACGCCGCCATCATCGCCGCGATCGAGGCGCGCGACATCGAAGAGGCGGACCGGCTCGGCAAGGCCCACGCCGAGGCGATCGTCGCCCAGGTACAGAAGCTTTTCAGTCGCAACGACAGGCTCGAC